The genomic segment gtgcatcatttcaattttaagaattgctgcttcttctttgagccgaACATATGCAACTAGTTATTATATACAAGTAGACTGTGCATGACATCAGCagtgatttcatttttattttcagaccaATTATTGAGTTTAGGTTcactgtcaattctagcaacagaatctatttgaataagttaatatttgtttcagaataaaagccctgaactcagtatttttttgtgaagataagcacataatttaaaatcagatttgttaaatcatctgctgGACAGTTTTGGTCCACGGgccatttatttatatctatatatatatatatatatatatatgtatatatatatatatatatagatataaatatatatatgtatgtgtatataattaATTACATCCAACCAATACTAAAGTAACATAAGCAAGAGTAATTCATTTTTACCCTGGCTCAAACCTTATGGAACCTTCAAGGAAATTCTGATTATAAACTCAAcataacaaactaaactaatttTATAatatagggtttttttttactggaaacTATGATTGTTGTTGCCTTTCAAACTGATAAGAGACAACATTTAGAAACACTCTAATATCAGTATTGTTCTTATTTCAGAAgataatacattattttgaGAAATATTAGATTATTAGAAAGGAGGTTCTTGTgcaatttgaaattaaaatccGATCTGCTGCTGCCCCACAGATGCCAGCCCGAACTTCAGAGACCTCTTGGCTGTAGTATGTCTGTCCCATCGAGCTGAGCTCACCGTACGCCTGGATGTCTGTCGCAAGGTCAGTCTGCCCTCATGGTTCAACATCTGCTTCAAACGCTACAAGCTGTTTCATCCCAGACACGTTTATTATGCTGGTAATGAAAACAAGCTCCGTGTCTGCTCCTCTCTGATATTACCCCAGCTCTTTCATCTGATCTACTCCAATGAGGATTATGTGAAGCAGCTCGCCAAGCAGCCTGGCTGGCAGGACGTTCTCACCAAACTCTATGTGAAAGAGTCCTACGAGTCTCACACGGCCAGCATCGCCTCCGCGTCCAGCACCTCCTTTGAGCCAAGCTATCGGCCACATCTGCACAGAGACCAGTCTCAGGAATCCCACACGGACATCTTCCTGAGTTACCGCAACTCACAGGacatggaggaagaggaggaggaagatgaaggtgGCCAGCGGGACTTCTCGGAGGGATTCTCTGATTTCTCACAATCGCCTCCCAGTGGAGGGGGAGGCCCACTGAAGAACTTCACTGGCTCCCTCCAATTTAAGTCGTTTGATTCAATGGACCACGGCAGCCACTCATCCTCCACCTCCAATGCAGTCGATATCAACTCGTCTTCCACCAATGAAGAGGGGAGGGAGTACCACCCCCTCGCCCCCTTTGGTACTTCACCCTTAGATTTAGAGCTAGTCGGCATGGGAGAGACGGGCGCACACACTCCTGCAGGTAGTATGAATAACACACCGTCCCCACTGGAGCACTGCAAACCATTTCCACCTCTCAGGCCCAGGAAGAGTTCAAGTTTGTCCAACGTACTGGACGACACAAGCTACGGGACAGACCCTCCTACTGCAGACACAATCTCCAACACGTCCAACCCACAGGTTTGGCTCATTTTCTGCTGTGGAAGTCACTTATTTGCATTAGTGTGAATGTGAGCTTTGCGACTGAGTCGTGTTTCCGTTACAGCAGACGCCCGAAGAAGAGCTGTGCAACCTCCTCACGAACATCGTCTTCTCTGTGCTGTGGAGCGGCAGTGGAGCAGAGGGACCGGAGGACGtggtgtggagagagagaggacaagtcTTTTCTGTTCTCACCAAACTGGGCTCATCCTGCCAGCTGGTCCGGCCCCCTGACGACATCAAACGCAGGTCAGTGACAGTGATTGGAATAAAAGGAATTTCCTCGCCGAGAACAAGGAAATATCAAAGCTCCAGCGAGCTGCTGTTGCAAATGTTGAAAAACCAAGTGAACCACACCTTTGAATGGTGTCTAAATATTCCCAAATGTTCCCATCTGTGTGTCAGTCTGTTGGAGATGATGCTGGAGTCGTCGCTGTCAGACTTGAGAGACGCACAGGGAGTGTCTCTGCCTTTCTGTCCCAGTCTGGTTCGACTACTCAGGCTGCTGCAGGACTTCCTGTTTGCTGAGGGGACAGGAAACCACACGCTGTGGAGTGAAAAGGTAgcccacattcacaccacacACCCCACCTAACACCTAAAACCACTTTGATTTTGAACTGATCTGTGATCTGCTATTAAAAACCTATCTTCATCTTGACAAAAGGTTGGTTGTCAAGATGTCACGTTTAAaagattcaaaataaaagcatgtgcaTAAAAGTGTACATTtaactgcttttcttttcattttttaatgtgacGATTATTTTTAAACGATTGTTTCTTAGATTGTAGACTTGTATGTGGATGActtgtttgtgtattgtttgtttacagaccCTTTTGGGACGGCTGAAGTCATTATGAGTTTGAATGTGAACCCCTATTTAGTGTAGCTTGGCACAAAGAGAGTGATTATAACACAGCTAATTAAAATGTCTGCAACATAAACTCCCATAAAACCACAAATCATGTCTTTAACCAAACACATGAGACTGCAAAAGATCTGCATAGTTATTTTACTACTGATaaagttcagttcagtctgtgGCACACGCTATTCAACTATTCAGTGCAGGACAGTCAGAGGGTGTGGATGTTTAACTTCAGTTTTGTTCTCCTGAGTTCATGCTGGGCGGAGAGTCACGTTTGGGTGTAGGTAACATCTGAATCACCGTTTAAACACAGGTTAAGCTCGACTGACTTTAATGTACTAACTGTCTTTGGGTCGTTGTAGATGCTCCAAGGTGTGGGGAACAGGTCTTGCCTTTTTGTTGATTCCTTTGATGACAGCTGTTGTTGTATTGTAGATATTTGAGGGGGTAGTGAACCTGCTGGACAGGTTACAGGCCTGGCACAGCACCCCGGGCAGCCCCGGCAACACCGAGCTGAAGGAAATGGCCCAAATCGGCCTGAGAATCATCACCGCGTATATCCAACAGCAGAACTCGCAGGTCAGTTGCACCTTCACCTTGTTCTGTGCAGAACCAGCCAATCGACCATAAAGCTATACATATCTCACAGTTCACCGCTTTTACAACCCAAAATTAACTTAGGTTGCATAATTCATTCAACTTACAAGTACTTGATAAGTCCACTCAGATAAAGCAATAGCAAGAAATACCAAGCCTTCTAtggttttcttttcaaagacaTTCCTCTTGGGGAGTGTTCTGTATGAAAGGGCAGCTCCTCTCAGACTTATGAGTgctaccgctgctgctgctgctgctgctgcttgtgagtgggttcatctccaaagTGGTACAGCTCTGCCTGAAgccatctctttttttccaaatgtcagGTCTGAAATAAATTAACTTGACTGAATGCCAACATCGTAGCTGAGTCTTGGAAATTAAACAGACGGGTCTGGAACCACTTCAGTTCAGTGAATATACAAAACACACTGAGATGGAAATTAAAGAAATACTACTTTAGCTGTAGTGGAAGAAATAAATATGTACTTTTTCTCCCAACACTGCACTcctgtttagttttttgtacTAAATTCCTATACTTTGCTACATTTATCTCACCATGTATCAGAATTAAACATTGTGTCCAGGAGTACTTTCACTCCTGATACTGAAAGTACTTGCTCATATATAGGTACtttaatttaaagctgcagtgtgtaacgtttggtgatttttgttactttttgtaAGCTGCATCCTTAATcctgactcttcttcttctttttcattcttaaaaagttttctttttctaagtGTGCTTATATTTAAAAGGTGCACACCACTGTTTTACACATCACTCTACaggaagtgtttttgtttaacgtGCAATTTGAATGAAATGGAACGTTCAGTGTATGACTTATTTGTTGGTCCTCTACAGGTGTGTGTGATGGCCTATGTGAAGCTCCACAGCCTCCTCCAGACTGTGCTGTGTCTGAGCTGGGAGGAGGTGTGCTTTCTTCTGGGGCAGCTGGGCGCCCCCCTGTGGCCAGGAGGCATAATAGACAACACCATCTGTGGACAACCAGAGATTTTTTCCCAGCTGGTGCCCATAGTACGAACTCTGCTCGATCAGCACGCCGACCCCATCATCCTCCAGCGTCTGCTGCCAAACCTCCCCATCACCAATGGCAGCCCCACCTTTGCCCAGGACTTGAAGGTTTATAGTCTGACACTGGAGTGGCAGGAGTTTTATCAGCAGGAGGTCAGTTATGCTGGCAACCGTTATGCATTTAAAGctttttcatttatcttttatGGGGGGGGGTTTAAAGAGCccgttttttttgttaagaCTAAGTAGATGTAAACAACCATCCCACTCTCAGATAATGTTGGCTCTGCACTTTCCTACTACTTACATTACAGTCGGTGTCTGATTGATCTAAAGCTaagtttgtataaaaaaaaaaaatgccatcaCAAGTTtagaaaggaagaaaacactGTTTAAGTTGAACAGAGATCAGCTTATGCTCAAAGTAGAAGCTGAGATATTTTATGCACTGATGCCAAACAGACACACTCACCGCTGGCGGAGCACAGATTTATCTGTTGCTCTGTGTGACACGTGCATGTGcataaatctgttttgtttagaTTACGTTTGTACACGGATCTCGCTATCTGTGAGTTAGTGTGGCAGAACTTTGGCTGGTGTTAAACAGAGGGCCATGCGTGTAGaagcatgtatatatatctgCACTCTAGCTGTTTAtcttctgtatttatttacatgtgggTGTTGGGTAgtagtgtttttgtatttgtacagCTCCCTGTTTTCAGCAGCGTGAGAGCGTgagcacaaagaaaacaaacaacagagcagTCAAGAAAATCTATTCTGTTAGAATAAACAAAGAAAGTGTTCGAGAGGTTGTGATGGTGGGGTACACATTGAAACATATCAGCTGTTAGGTAtaagcttttatttattataatttgtgAGCTTTGCTGTCTTTAGTTTACTTGATTGTTTGACACAGTGATGACAAACGTGTCTCGCATGTTCCCTGTCATTCGTAAAGCGTGTGACTGTGTATCACTGAACGTCCTCTCACGTTGATAATCTTACTCTAGGTTCTACCAACCATGGAGCAGTACAAGCTGGACACTTTTGGGAGGAGCCATGACATCATGTCCAATTTCTGGAACTCCACCTTCGATGACCTGATGAGCACGGCCTTTAAACGGGACAAAGACAGATCTGACAGCAAATCGAAGTTTCAGGTCACCAGACTTTTCAAGGTTTCGTGCACGCAAACATGAAGTTTTGATCATATGATTGttgatttttgtatttatttatccattttaaACCAGGAAGTGATCGTAGACCCCTACCTAAAGCGAGTCAGGAGTGAGAACAACAGGTACCTCAGTTGTCAGAAGCAGAACTCTAACCAGCAGGGGGTGGTGTGGCAGCACTGGAGATCTCTCCGCAGACTTCTGACCAGTGAGAGAGGAGCGTGGGCCCACAGGTATTCTCACATCTAATTCACAATGTGCTGATTGTTTTCTGCcatatatttagtttttgaaCTTTTAGTTCTACCAAAGAGACGTAATAAAAAACGTTTCTCCACGCTGCTCTTTCACTGTCACTTCCTTCCCAGAGTTCAACCAGAGGTGAAATGGAAACTGTCCAACGCAGAGACGTATTCAAAAATGCGTCTGAAACTTGTGCCCAACTACAACCACGATCCTCACTGTGAGGCCAGCGCCCTGAGAGACAACATGGGTACGGTACACTTCTCTTCTTGTTGTTGCCGCATGCAAGCATGAATGCTCGGATCATAAGTTGTGTTCTTTTGGGACTTTTCAGGAGCTGATAGTCCTCGTAGCTCCGAACCTCTCCCACTGGCTGTTGCAAAGGAGGCGAAAGTGAGTGACATGGAGGATGATCAGTTGGGAGAAGAGGACCTGGTCTTTTTGGATCATAAGTAAGTCTTCAGTTGCCCCAGCATGTGTGCCAGGAAGcatcaacacaaataaaaactcaacATAGACCAGGCTTTAAGATATGTGAGGATCCTGAGCCGAGAATGTAATGGTTTACCTTATCTTGTGCCTTCAGGGGGGAGGGAGAAGACGAGAGCCAGAAAGAAAAACTGGTTCTGTCTGAAGACTGTGAACTCATCACCATCGTGGCGGTTGTTCCTGGTCGTCTGGAGGTTACCACACACCATCTTTACTTCTACGACGGCAACAGCGAgaaagaagagacagaggagggtAAGCTGTTAAGGATTAGTGTGccggcctttttttttttttaccgttcACCTTCAAAGGcttcaataaaaatgaataatatctCTGCTTTCAGGAATTGGGTTTGATTTCAAGAGGCCTCTGTCTCAGCTCAGAGAAGTCCACCTGAGGCGCTACAACCTGCGGCGGTCTGCACTGGAGCTGTTCTTCATAGATCAGGCTCACTACTTTATCAACTTCAGAAAGAAGGTGGCACTCAGTCCAAATGGAAtggtttttgcattttaattggAGTAAATAAAAGGTGACAGCTATGTGATGGTGTGACGATTAAAAGAACAACTTCATGTTTGTCCTTTCAGGTACGAAACAAAGTATACTCACGGATCCTGGGGCTGCGGCCCCCCAACTTGTTTTACTTTGGCTCCCGCTCCCCTCAAGAGCTACTGAAGGCATCTGGGCttacacaggtgtgtgtttatgtaaccAGTGATGTCGCACACTCTTGTATTGTATATACAGCCGGAACAAACACATAGCCTCTAAACATATAAAGTAATTAAGATTTATAAATAAGAAAACTACAGGATGGAAAAGTTTTCTTGTGTCTCGTCCCTGTCTCATCCCAGCAGAAAGGGAAACACCTGTAGACTGGGGGCATCcacaaaaatggacaaaggGGAAACAAACAACTGACACAAAAGTTCCACATGTCTGTCCAGTTAAATAATGGactataaaaatacattttggggaatcataaataaaaattattttaaaaagtacatacataaacacagagtACGACTTAATAATTGTGATTGTTACATTTCATCAATATAaagataatattaataataacgtGATACTAGGTCTGCAGACTGTGTTTAATCAACCAGATATTGTTGTGTTGAGCAGAAATGGGTGTGCAGAGAAATCTCCAATTTTGAGTATCTGATGCAATTGAACACCATCGCTGGACGCACCTACAACGACCTGTCACAGTATCCTGTGGTAAACGCTCACCCTCAGTTTACTTGTCATACTTTGTAATCCCTTCATTGCAAAAGGTGGTGCACTGTGAGCGTAAGGAGGCCTCACGTCTCACGTGcggttttgttggtttttttttcagttcccCTGGATTCTGGGCGACTACACATCTCCTGTTCTGGACCTGGAGGACCCGTCTGTTTTCAGAGACTTGTCTAAACCCATCGGTGTGGTCAACCCGCGGCACGCACAGAATGTCAGGGAAAAGTAAGGCCGTTTTATAACATactatgtatatgtgtattctTATCTGACGATATTGCAAAGCAGCAACTTTTATTATCTGTCTATTCTGGACCACATCAGatggtttttttgtgtttcaccAGGTATGAGAGCTTTGAGGACCCAACAGGCACTATTGATAAATTCCACTATGGCACACACTACTCAAATGCGGCAGGAGTCATGCACTACATGATCCGCATGGAGCCGTTCACCACCCTGCATATCCAGTTGCAGAGTGGCAAGTGGGTAGTTGGAGTATTATGCGAGTGCTTCATGTCATTTCCTGCTCTTATCTGGTCTCAGACTGGTTTATCTTGTCGTTGTACAGGTTTGACTGCGCAGACAGGCAGTTTCACTCGGTGGCAGCCGCTTGGCAAGCTCGCATGGAGAGTCCTGCTGACGTCAAAGAGCTCATCCCAGAGTTCTTCTATTTCCCGGAATTCCTGCAGAACATGAATGGTGAGAACCTACCCCTGTTTGTTGATGTGTCCACGCTTTGATTGCATAGCCGCTGTTGTGTGCGACCTAAGGAGCCTCATGCGTTGTTGCGTCATGCTCGCCGTAGGGTTCGACCTGGGACATTTGCAGATATCGCAGGACGCCGTGGCGGACGTTCTGCTGCCTCGCTGGGCGTCGTCAAGAGAGGATTTCATCAGGAAACACAGAAAAGCGCTGGTGAGTCTGCACAAACAGCCACAGCCTGAAAACCTAACACTGACTGACTCTCCTGCAGCTCTTTTACGATGACGGCATCCTGTATGTTTGACCCTAGGAAAGCGAGTATGTGTCCAATCACCTCCATGAGTGGATTGACCTGATCTTTGGTTACAAGCAGAGAGGCGAAGAGGCAGTGAACGCACTCAATGTCTTCTACTACTGCACTTACGAAGGTGAATATCTTTCTGTTATAAGTAAAGCTTTATCGCTGTCTGTGTCCCACAGACACTCATTCTTACTTGTTTGTTGTCGCTGATGCAGGTGCAGTAGATCTGGATGCAATCGCCAATGAGAATGAGCGCAAGGCCCTGGAAGGCATCATCAGCAACTTTGGACAGACTCCGTGTCAGCTTCTTAAGGTTCGTAGCAATCTCTCCTGCTACTTTTCAGAATTCAATCAAATGTTACGGtgctcagtttaaaaaaaaagctgcagcagTTTATGATGTTGATATACGATGTTCCTTTCTCTGCCCAGGAGCCTCATCCTCCTCGCATGTCAGCGGAGAACGCAGCCAGGCGGCAGGTCCGCCTGGACACCGTGCCCCAAAACATCTTCGAGGAGATCCAAAAACTCCGGCCATTTGTGGAGGTGAAGCCAAACATTCCTTTAATTCTTGTTGTAATGTGAACAAATCGGTTTTAGACTGACACAGCGTGATTCACTTTTCACAGGtttttaaactctgtgtttcctcttttcAAACTCTTCTGAGTTTAATTTCTCAATCTAACTTgtagtatttattttgtgtgttttttgtctgtgtagACTGGCAAAGCAATCGTTCCATTGCGCGGTCTAAACTGCGGCGTTTATCTGCTGTACATAAGACAATAAGCCTCTTgtatcttgttgtttttctaaatagATACCTTATGTCGTGTTGTTTAacgcgtgtttgtgtgcgccTCAGGTGGTTAGCGACGGGCTTCCCCTGGTGCAGGCGGTGGTGCCAAAGAACCAGAATCGCTCCTTCATCATCCAGGGCTCAGACATACTGGTATGAACACTTTCAGATGGGgcaaatttaaaaagtaaacacagatattattctgttttcatttccataTTGTGTCCTTATTTCTCTCCAGGTGACTGTGAGTTCAAACGGGTTGATAGGAACACACAGCTGGTTGCCGTATGACAAGAACATCGCCAACTATTTCACCTTCACTAAGGATCCCACGATGACGAATCCCAAGTCAGTGTCCTCAGGGAATCTGTTATTTAGCAATAAAATATCTCATAGTAGATGTCATGAGTTAGACAAATCCTGATTGTCTGGCACAGGATTTATTCCTGTTGATTTGTGCAATTTGAAAAATCCTCCCATTATGGTTTTCAGCATTTTCGAAGCATGCATAAAATTTCCCTGACAGTTGGTTTGAAGCATAACATCTGTGTGACCatcctctctccgtctctgaaGCTTCAAAGCCCGTGTCACTAATAGAAATCTGCCTTAATGGCTCTTATGTTACACTGAGTCACATAAACAGATAATAAAACCAGGGTACGAAGCATGTGAACACTGGGGTTTTTGGGaaagttttcatttttccagACCTCATGTTCATGACTCATGATTTAATGTCTTGATTATTAATTTCCACATTTCGGCCACGGCACAGTGTCACCTCTAACTTTGCTTTTAATCGTTTCCAACCCTCCTGTGTGGTGCAGAACGCAACGTTTCTTGACCGGACCTTTCTCTTCTGGGGTGGAGATCAGCGCTCAGGTGCTGGTGGTGTCTAATGACGGACGTCTGCTGTTTAGTGGAGGACACTGGGACAGCAGTCTCCGCGTCACCCAACTGGCCAAGGGCAAGTTGGTGGGCAGGATCTGCCGGCACATTGGTTAGCGCTCGTTTTCATACGATGGACTCATACACATTCAAGTTTTACATTGAATtgattcatttgtatttttggtgTGTTCCGCAAAGACATTATCACTTGCTTGGCTCTGGATCTCTGCGGCATCTACCTCATCTCTGGCTCGAGAGACACGTCCTGTATCGTGTGGCAGGTCCTACAGCAGGTGAACGTCCTCATGTTTACCTGTTGCTCACTCGCTTGTACGCATGTGCCTGATAATAAAGTCGGTGGCTCCCCCTCTCTCGTCCTGTAGGGTGGCTTCTCCAGTGGCCTGTCTCCTCGGCCGGTGCAGGTTCTCTGTGGACATGACCAGGAGGTCACCTGTGTCGCCATTAGCACTGAACTAGACATGGCTGtctcagggtcaaaggtcagtctttttttcttttttttaattaaatctctgaagtgaattctgctctatctctgtatgtttgtgcagcagcagtgggaatcacagggtacctcacgatactaTACGATaaacgatacatggtccatgataatatcacgatacaacgattctgtgacaATCAATATATTGCACGACAATCCTACAACGATACggcacaatatctgtctaagtgaagaaaacaaaacgtccgtgaaaagtgcaggatttttgttctgctgtttattcacaacatcaaaaacaaagtaTATAAAGGGTATGTATTGATCttttaacgtagctttctccgctGTTATCCCGCCGTAAACGCCCTCTTCTTAGACGGGtaaaagcagagaggaagtggTGTGGATCATTTTTCCCGCACAGGGAAGCAAAAAGGAAATGCTTGAATCAAGGGTCGCTCCTTCTCTCTCGGGGAACTTATGTATATGTAGTTAATATTGTATATAGTATTGTAGTATAGTATTGTTGTGATatttctctgctgctcacagcagacacactttcaacCTCTACAAGTGACGCTCCATGTTTCCGTGTTGGCAACGACGCTCTACGATGTTTTCTACCTGAACTGCAGTAgccattttaaatgtcaaaggtcaccaCTGTATATATTTTCCGTATATTCCATTTAAGTTACTGAAAACAAACTCTGAAGACAGTAGaaacttttaaaatgagtttttcaGGCAGTAGTCTAACAATGCAAGGGAAATATACAGTACGGTAcataatacacatacacagcacagaTCCATGATAACCACACTGTCATTGTGTATTGGAAAGAGGCACAGCTGTTTAAACCTGGTTTACTCTGTTGgctcaaaagaaaaaaaataggagAGATATAAATGTAATCTGCCTTTGCCGAGACTAAACCTTTGCCCTCTGCTGCAGTTGTTTGTACCTGGAAAGCATGATGCAAAGGGTAAAACCACAGTTCTGGTTGACTCTCAGATGGAAGATCCAGATAACATACACTCTGTCGCTTTGAGCTGTTGTTATAGGAGCTTTCATGTGGCTTTGATTTAAGtggaaagcaaaaacaaaccctgtCTAAACAGTTTTGTCGTCTCGTCTTGGATCTAAACTGACTCACACTCTCTGCTCCCTGTGCGTCAGGACGGGACTGTGATCGTGCACTCGGTCAGACAAGGTCAGTTCCTGCGAACGCTGCGACCTCCCGGGAATAGCTGTGTCCCTGCTGAAATCTCTGCGCTCCAGGTCGGCATGGAAGGTCACATTGTGGTTCAGACCTCGCTGGAGGAACACTGTAACAGAAAGGTACATGAAAATGACTGCAGACGCGCAGACACACGTGCTCCGCCTGCACAAGCTTGTAATCTTAATTCTCCTCATTCCTACAGGGCCAGTACTCCGTTCATGTTTACACTGTGAATGGATGTCT from the Solea senegalensis isolate Sse05_10M linkage group LG9, IFAPA_SoseM_1, whole genome shotgun sequence genome contains:
- the nbeal2 gene encoding neurobeachin-like protein 2 isoform X3; the encoded protein is MDWLISQCQLKDVGYLQQWLEAFVVSFERLIDVQSLEPRRLEECSSEVPLLPKEVLVFLSTQLWHSAQHLSGAAEENSSTPHPLLLIKFYIIVCRNMENIDKENIPGFVFETIRLLNFCLDQLKNGQGEQSSLQMVVQYGLVLCESLFDPYQTWRRRLAGEEVSLLERNKYKFSPLALPELLPALFHGSLQESEKIPEILTLRLVHLQGAVISGGKKNGLLSITPRSVEDLFSVLRAWCLRTSPETKDTGLPRLTLQCLTAMIHLLHTSSPAERQVEIRTILESYFQLLNWNRPLSSEQQDRQNWEDSLISLQSQMLTAVPEILQCPDRPVLQAVFLNNNCFEHILRLIQNSKLFQSNRCRLESEVLCDLTTSLLTEVEVDQVLEKGPDSITVHALGVLTAIMSNSRSAKEVFKERIGYSQLFDVLKSQGQPTKRLLQELMNMAVEGEHAHAHHLGISNDQPLLLLLQWLPDLSGKRELQLLVAQWLATVCRGSLSCRTVAVEAGMVGTLLQVLSQPERLDRQCADALLGLLQHLGSLCLKPEELKSLLRLLRVDQDSGALLGKLHPYCTRVIRVLSAMAAREGQDSALQYFDLTPPMAGIMVPTVQRWPGNGFAFHAWLCLNMEFPDERRPRANSVIGSDMGKGPRRKQLYSFFTASGTGLEAFFTMEGVLVVAVCTKKDYMAVTLPEHPLADSRWHSVAIVHIPGRRPFGQNLVSIYIDGEQCTTAQLRFPSLSEPFTSCCIGSAGHRTTTTTTSPNLHTQSTSTPSPEFAFPLHGPSLIRSQSFPVSFAGGHRGSTGESQVHTIAAGLQDTEWGTPSSLNGLLGNAFICYEALQPSQTKALFNAGPNHVSLFKVDGELSDLNSKLLLYYTPQAFKSQICLDLSPNHLYDGRLTGHRVVNCDIKDVVNVVGGIGVLLPLLEQVCDAEQVYNGGQEISDLLGPELTSSRGHAAMLLPLNKSAEGRLERNSIAAFLLMVKNLICHHPVNQESLLHNHGPSIIGAMLSRVPGCMMDMDVLIACQLLLEQVFNEGNSPLLQQLYHHLLFDFRIWTKSHFAVCLAHLQYLSSVIKKGKQSMKRKYGVQYILDTIRTFYSVEKDGNSMSDEKQTVQTSLFNMLKDFLKSPTPEELHSVLAYILSVGDEQQVVRALDVLYELLRSSPPREQVQAVLLERGVEQLYCLLLTPSYGDEARERVFRVLYKMLKSERVSERNKQRIKLKDFGYFGLVCFLDDCPVTTITVRCLYEQVLATDASPNFRDLLAVVCLSHRAELTVRLDVCRKLFHLIYSNEDYVKQLAKQPGWQDVLTKLYVKESYESHTASIASASSTSFEPSYRPHLHRDQSQESHTDIFLSYRNSQDMEEEEEEDEGGQRDFSEGFSDFSQSPPSGGGGPLKNFTGSLQFKSFDSMDHGSHSSSTSNAVDINSSSTNEEGREYHPLAPFGTSPLDLELVGMGETGAHTPAGSMNNTPSPLEHCKPFPPLRPRKSSSLSNVLDDTSYGTDPPTADTISNTSNPQQTPEEELCNLLTNIVFSVLWSGSGAEGPEDVVWRERGQVFSVLTKLGSSCQLVRPPDDIKRSLLEMMLESSLSDLRDAQGVSLPFCPSLVRLLRLLQDFLFAEGTGNHTLWSEKIFEGVVNLLDRLQAWHSTPGSPGNTELKEMAQIGLRIITAYIQQQNSQVCVMAYVKLHSLLQTVLCLSWEEVCFLLGQLGAPLWPGGIIDNTICGQPEIFSQLVPIVRTLLDQHADPIILQRLLPNLPITNGSPTFAQDLKVYSLTLEWQEFYQQEVLPTMEQYKLDTFGRSHDIMSNFWNSTFDDLMSTAFKRDKDRSDSKSKFQEVIVDPYLKRVRSENNRYLSCQKQNSNQQGVVWQHWRSLRRLLTSERGAWAHRVQPEVKWKLSNAETYSKMRLKLVPNYNHDPHCEASALRDNMGADSPRSSEPLPLAVAKEAKVSDMEDDQLGEEDLVFLDHKGEGEDESQKEKLVLSEDCELITIVAVVPGRLEVTTHHLYFYDGNSEKEETEEGIGFDFKRPLSQLREVHLRRYNLRRSALELFFIDQAHYFINFRKKVRNKVYSRILGLRPPNLFYFGSRSPQELLKASGLTQKWVCREISNFEYLMQLNTIAGRTYNDLSQYPVFPWILGDYTSPVLDLEDPSVFRDLSKPIGVVNPRHAQNVREKYESFEDPTGTIDKFHYGTHYSNAAGVMHYMIRMEPFTTLHIQLQSGKFDCADRQFHSVAAAWQARMESPADVKELIPEFFYFPEFLQNMNGFDLGHLQISQDAVADVLLPRWASSREDFIRKHRKALESEYVSNHLHEWIDLIFGYKQRGEEAVNALNVFYYCTYEGAVDLDAIANENERKALEGIISNFGQTPCQLLKEPHPPRMSAENAARRQVRLDTVPQNIFEEIQKLRPFVEVVSDGLPLVQAVVPKNQNRSFIIQGSDILVTVSSNGLIGTHSWLPYDKNIANYFTFTKDPTMTNPKTQRFLTGPFSSGVEISAQVLVVSNDGRLLFSGGHWDSSLRVTQLAKGKLVGRICRHIDIITCLALDLCGIYLISGSRDTSCIVWQVLQQGGFSSGLSPRPVQVLCGHDQEVTCVAISTELDMAVSGSKDGTVIVHSVRQGQFLRTLRPPGNSCVPAEISALQVGMEGHIVVQTSLEEHCNRKGQYSVHVYTVNGCLLSSFTTEEQVTALHLVNEYVILGTMQGSLHILDLYSLNAPVSPLALKIPVRSVSVTKEYSHILVGLEDGKLIVVGAGKPEEVRSGQFSRRLWGSTRRISQVSSGETEYIPTDNSGK